In a single window of the Gossypium hirsutum isolate 1008001.06 chromosome A13, Gossypium_hirsutum_v2.1, whole genome shotgun sequence genome:
- the LOC107894042 gene encoding uncharacterized protein YpgQ isoform X1: MAIRDTVKRAEQLVETSMKGNDASHDASHVWRVRDLALSLAREEGLSSNPDSMEIVELAALLHDVGDYKYLRDPSEEKLVENFLEEEGIAESKKIKILSIIKGMGFKDELAGVGNQEFTPEFGVVQDADRLDAIGAIEFFGLGIARCFTFGGNRNSVLHDPAIQPRLDLSKEQYMKKEEQTTVNHFHEKLLKLKDSMKTKAGLRRAEKRHKVMEEFLKQFYAEWDGKA; encoded by the exons ATGGCCATCAGAGACACCGTGAAAAGGGCGGAGCAGCTGGTGGAGACGTCGATGAAAGGGAACGACGCCTCCCATGATGCCTCGCACGTGTGGAGGGTCAGAGACCTTGCCCTCTCCCTCGCACGAGAGGAAGGCCTCTCCTCCAACCCTGACTCCATGGAAATC GTGGAGCTAGCTGCACTTCTTCATGATGTAGGTGATTACAAATACTTGAG GGATCCGTCTGAGGAGAAGCTAGTTGAGAATTTTCTAGAGGAAGAAGGCATAGCTGAGAGCAAAAAGATAAAGATATTAAGCATCATAAAGGGAATGG GTTTTAAAGACGAACTTGCTGGTGTGGGGAACCAGGAATTTACCCCTGAATTTGGGGTTGTGCAAGACGCTGATCGTCTCGATGCAATTGGTGCCATAG AGTTCTTCGGTTTAGGAATCGCTCGCTGCTTTACATTTGGTGGAAACAGAAACAGCGTGCTTCACGATCCTGCTATCCAGCCACGATTGGACTTATCCAAGGAACAGTACATGAAGAAAGAGGAGCAGACTACTGTGAACCATTTCCATGAGAAGCTTCTTAAGTTAAAGGATTCGATGAAAACTAAG GCTGGGCTAAGGAGGGCCGAGAAAAGGCATAAGGTCATGGAGGAATTCCTTAAACAATTTTACGCGGAGTGGGATGGGAAGGCCTGA
- the LOC107894042 gene encoding uncharacterized protein YpgQ isoform X3 has translation MAIRDTVKRAEQLVETSMKGNDASHDASHVWRVRDLALSLAREEGLSSNPDSMEIVELAALLHDVGDYKYLRDPSEEKLVENFLEEEGIAESKKIKILSIIKGMGFKDELAGVGNQEFTPEFGVVQDADRLDAIGAIEFFGLGIARCFTFGGNRNSVLHDPAIQPRLDLSKEQYMKKEEQTTVNHFHEKLLKLKDSMKTKFAH, from the exons ATGGCCATCAGAGACACCGTGAAAAGGGCGGAGCAGCTGGTGGAGACGTCGATGAAAGGGAACGACGCCTCCCATGATGCCTCGCACGTGTGGAGGGTCAGAGACCTTGCCCTCTCCCTCGCACGAGAGGAAGGCCTCTCCTCCAACCCTGACTCCATGGAAATC GTGGAGCTAGCTGCACTTCTTCATGATGTAGGTGATTACAAATACTTGAG GGATCCGTCTGAGGAGAAGCTAGTTGAGAATTTTCTAGAGGAAGAAGGCATAGCTGAGAGCAAAAAGATAAAGATATTAAGCATCATAAAGGGAATGG GTTTTAAAGACGAACTTGCTGGTGTGGGGAACCAGGAATTTACCCCTGAATTTGGGGTTGTGCAAGACGCTGATCGTCTCGATGCAATTGGTGCCATAG AGTTCTTCGGTTTAGGAATCGCTCGCTGCTTTACATTTGGTGGAAACAGAAACAGCGTGCTTCACGATCCTGCTATCCAGCCACGATTGGACTTATCCAAGGAACAGTACATGAAGAAAGAGGAGCAGACTACTGTGAACCATTTCCATGAGAAGCTTCTTAAGTTAAAGGATTCGATGAAAACTAAG TTTGCGCACTGA
- the LOC107894042 gene encoding uncharacterized protein YpgQ isoform X2, with protein MAIRDTVKRAEQLVETSMKGNDASHDASHVWRVRDLALSLAREEGLSSNPDSMEIVELAALLHDVGDYKYLRDPSEEKLVENFLEEEGIAESKKIKILSIIKGMGFKDELAGVGNQEFTPEFGVVQDADRLDAIGAIGIARCFTFGGNRNSVLHDPAIQPRLDLSKEQYMKKEEQTTVNHFHEKLLKLKDSMKTKAGLRRAEKRHKVMEEFLKQFYAEWDGKA; from the exons ATGGCCATCAGAGACACCGTGAAAAGGGCGGAGCAGCTGGTGGAGACGTCGATGAAAGGGAACGACGCCTCCCATGATGCCTCGCACGTGTGGAGGGTCAGAGACCTTGCCCTCTCCCTCGCACGAGAGGAAGGCCTCTCCTCCAACCCTGACTCCATGGAAATC GTGGAGCTAGCTGCACTTCTTCATGATGTAGGTGATTACAAATACTTGAG GGATCCGTCTGAGGAGAAGCTAGTTGAGAATTTTCTAGAGGAAGAAGGCATAGCTGAGAGCAAAAAGATAAAGATATTAAGCATCATAAAGGGAATGG GTTTTAAAGACGAACTTGCTGGTGTGGGGAACCAGGAATTTACCCCTGAATTTGGGGTTGTGCAAGACGCTGATCGTCTCGATGCAATTGGTGCCATAG GAATCGCTCGCTGCTTTACATTTGGTGGAAACAGAAACAGCGTGCTTCACGATCCTGCTATCCAGCCACGATTGGACTTATCCAAGGAACAGTACATGAAGAAAGAGGAGCAGACTACTGTGAACCATTTCCATGAGAAGCTTCTTAAGTTAAAGGATTCGATGAAAACTAAG GCTGGGCTAAGGAGGGCCGAGAAAAGGCATAAGGTCATGGAGGAATTCCTTAAACAATTTTACGCGGAGTGGGATGGGAAGGCCTGA
- the LOC107894042 gene encoding uncharacterized protein YpgQ isoform X4, translating to MAIRDTVKRAEQLVETSMKGNDASHDASHVWRVRDLALSLAREEGLSSNPDSMEIVELAALLHDVGDYKYLRDPSEEKLVENFLEEEGIAESKKIKILSIIKGMGFKDELAGVGNQEFTPEFGVVQDADRLDAIGAIGIARCFTFGGNRNSVLHDPAIQPRLDLSKEQYMKKEEQTTVNHFHEKLLKLKDSMKTKFAH from the exons ATGGCCATCAGAGACACCGTGAAAAGGGCGGAGCAGCTGGTGGAGACGTCGATGAAAGGGAACGACGCCTCCCATGATGCCTCGCACGTGTGGAGGGTCAGAGACCTTGCCCTCTCCCTCGCACGAGAGGAAGGCCTCTCCTCCAACCCTGACTCCATGGAAATC GTGGAGCTAGCTGCACTTCTTCATGATGTAGGTGATTACAAATACTTGAG GGATCCGTCTGAGGAGAAGCTAGTTGAGAATTTTCTAGAGGAAGAAGGCATAGCTGAGAGCAAAAAGATAAAGATATTAAGCATCATAAAGGGAATGG GTTTTAAAGACGAACTTGCTGGTGTGGGGAACCAGGAATTTACCCCTGAATTTGGGGTTGTGCAAGACGCTGATCGTCTCGATGCAATTGGTGCCATAG GAATCGCTCGCTGCTTTACATTTGGTGGAAACAGAAACAGCGTGCTTCACGATCCTGCTATCCAGCCACGATTGGACTTATCCAAGGAACAGTACATGAAGAAAGAGGAGCAGACTACTGTGAACCATTTCCATGAGAAGCTTCTTAAGTTAAAGGATTCGATGAAAACTAAG TTTGCGCACTGA
- the LOC107894043 gene encoding cytochrome P450 86B1: MTINPNTNLTSSEYDDNFAGIFVSRWLFFLHLHIVELILALIVFIAIHYLRQKRRYGLPVWPVLGMLPTLISGLRSDLFELISHIVCQQNGTFLFIGPWFSSLSFVVTADPRNLEHVLKTKFSVYPKGPSFRENVGDLLGDGIFSADDETWRRQRKAASIEFHSAKFRRLTTESLAELVHARLLPILENATNKSIPIELQDILLRLTFDNVCIIALGVDPGCLIPQLPNIPFAKAFEDATEVTALRLVTPTWVWKTMKCLDLGSEKKLKKLIKDVDEFAKKVIETRKKELSESARQRSDLLTVFMTSKDEEGKPFSDKFLRDICVNFILAGRDTSAVALSWFFWLVGKNPRVEEKIVAEISGIVEEREEIKNGELVFKAEEIKKMDYLQAALSEALRLYPSVPLDLKEAVEDDVLPDGTVTKTGTKVVYAIYAMGRIESIWGKDCKEYKPERWLRDGNYMSESAYKFSAFNGGPRLCLGKDFAFYQMKFTATSILYRYTVKVVKGHLVAPKIALTLYMKYGLMVNLINRHESGLYEYLK, from the exons ATGACGATCAACCCTAATACCAACCTAACTTCCTCCGAATACGATGATAATTTTGCCGGAATATTTGTTTCTCGGTGGCTGTTTTTCTTACATCTTCATATCGTAGAGCTTATCCTTGCCCTTATCGTCTTCATTGCTATACATTACTTGAGGCAGAAACGACGTTATGGGCTCCCCGTATGGCCAGTTCTAGGCATGCTACCGACTTTGATATCCGGTCTCCGGTCCGATCTTTTTGAGCTGATTTCCCACATAGTTTGCCAGCAGAATGGAACTTTTTTGTTTATAGGTCCATGGTTTAGTAGCCTAAGTTTCGTGGTCACTGCCGATCCTAGGAATCTTGAGCATGTTCTCAAGACCAAGTTCTCCGTTTACCCCAAAGGACCATCTTTTCGCGAAAATGTTGGCGACCTCCTCGGCGATGGGATATTCAGTGCCGACGACGAAACTTGGCGACGTCAGAGGAAAGCGGCGAGCATCGAGTTTCACTCGGCTAAGTTCCGGCGGTTAACCACCGAGTCATTGGCGGAGCTCGTCCACGCTAGGCTGTTACCTATCTTAGAAAATGCCACAAACAAATCGATCCCCATAGAACTCCAAGATATCCTATTGAGATTAACGTTCGATAACGTTTGCATTATAGCCCTTGGGGTCGACCCTGGGTGCTTAATCCCCCAGTTGCCCAACATACCGTTCGCTAAAGCGTTCGAGGACGCGACGGAGGTGACGGCGCTCCGGCTTGTGACCCCAACATGGGTGTGGAAAACCATGAAGTGCCTTGATTTGGGGTCGGAAAAGAAGCTGAAAAAGTTGATAAAGGACGTCGATGAATTCGCCAAGAAAGTTATCGAAACGAGGAAGAAGGAGCTGTCAGAGTCAGCACGGCAAAGATCAGATTTGTTGACGGTGTTTATGACGTCAAAAGACGAGGAAGGGAAGCCATTTTCCGACAAGTTTTTGCGAGATATCTGCGTGAACTTCATACTGGCCGGCAGAGATACTTCAGCGGTGGCGTTGAGCTGGTTTTTTTGGTTGGTAGGAAAGAACCCGAGGGTGGAAGAAAAAATTGTAGCAGAGATTAGCGGGATTGTTGAGGAAAGGGAAGAGATAAAAAATGGCGAATTGGTATTTAAAGCGGAGGAGATAAAGAAGATGGATTACTTACAAGCTGCATTATCAGAGGCCCTCAGATTGTATCCTTCTGTACCTCTTGATCTCAAGGAG GCTGTTGAAGACGACGTATTACCCGATGGAACAGTAACAAAGACAGGAACGAAAGTAGTATATGCAATCTACGCAATGGGAAGAATAGAATCCATTTGGGGAAAAGATTGCAAAGAATATAAACCAGAGAGATGGCTAAGAGATGGCAATTACATGAGCGAGTCAGCTTACAAGTTTTCCGCCTTCAATGGCGGTCCTCGCCTCTGTTTAGGCAAAGATTTCGCTTTTTACCAGATGAAGTTCACCGCCACCTCCATCCTATACCGCTACACCGTGAAGGTGGTGAAAGGTCATCTTGTTGCACCCAAAATTGCATTGACATTGTACATGAAGTATGGGCTTATGGTGAACCTCATCAACCGCCACGAATCGGGGCTCTACGAGTACCTCAAATGA